Part of the Zea mays cultivar B73 chromosome 4, Zm-B73-REFERENCE-NAM-5.0, whole genome shotgun sequence genome is shown below.
CCAGACGAGTACAATGGTTCTTTTGTTGTATATtatctgctgctactactacttcaTTAGTTCATTCTCATATGTTAAAATATTAAGAAATACATACCCTACCAATAGTGCCAATGATGGCAGTGACAAATGAACAAATTGAGCCAACAAATGGATAAAAAGCATTTCTACCTTTCTAATAGCAGCAGTTGTGTTGCCAGTAGCACCAAGAGCATCAGTTCTCTCAGATTTTGTGGCTCATTCCAGCCATCTCAACAATACCACCAGCATTGTCACTGATTGGACCATCTCAGCaatatcatagtgatgtttgaCCTTGACAGTGAATCCGTTAATCCCAGTAGAGCTGCTTTATGGAGCCTCTGATGCTAATGATATGGCAAGTCATTGGAAATTTGGATTGGATAAAAAATAATCTATTTAGATTAAACAAATTCAAGCCCAAGAAATATATGTACATCCTGAATTGCAACCTCACCTTAAGCATATCTTGTACATGCCGACCATCCTGCATTGCATATATCACGACAAATCGATTGGAATGAAATAAAAAATCAATGGAAGCATGCAGGGAGAGGGCTCGAGGCTGGACCACCTTGTACATGTTGATCTTGGTGATCTGGTAGGAGACATCGCGCCAGGTGGTCTTGGCGACCTTGTCGCTACTTCCTCTCCTCCCTTCTTTAGAGCAGCAGCACACCACCTCACTCGATGTTCTCGATGGAGCGCGTGAGCGACACCCGCCCTGTGGACCGGCCTATGTCGCGCATGTCGGAGGTGACGGCGGTGTAACTCCACCGCGCAATGCCTTCCGCCATCCCCCACAACATTAGTACTAAAATATTTGACAACTAATATCCTGATGTGAATTGAGTAGCAGATTTCTCACTCTAAAATGAAGATACAATACTAAAAGCATTTAAGAAATAATATTGGCAAAACATATGTTTTTGAAAGACTGCAAGTTGATGTAAAAGGATAATTTATGATTGTAAGATGTCCAAAAACTGAGAAAGGAAACATTGCATTTAATCTGGAGTTACAAGTAGCCAAATTTAGGTATGACACTCAAATCTGGAACAACTCAAACTGTAGTTCCTTAGACTCCTGGTAACATGTAAAAGGATGATTTACTCAACACGTCTTCTTCATTCCTATATTTTGATTTAAACTTTATTTTGATTTCTCATATTAATCCTACAAATGACAAACCTAGCTAGAACATAAGTCGTGTAGTAGCTAGCTAGTAAATAAAGGTTATTGTTTAAAACACAAGCAAGGGTTCACCATGCACCCATATTGCACAAACAAAAACGCACACATATATGCATAGATGGTAATCAATCAAGAAGGAAAAAAAATTATTGTAGCAACAAGTGGCAACAACTACATCTTCTACTGAAAAGAAGGATCAGCTTTTCATTTGACAACAGGAACTGTAAGACAATTTTTTAGAAACTGAGAAATAGTTGCATAATCACGATCATGAATCTGCTGTCTAACCAAGAGCATTTATTTTGGTCCCAAATAAAAAAATATCATGATTAAAGAGGTCCTTGAGGTTGCCACAGCAGGCGCAGGGGGCCTCCATGCAGGTGTCCCAGTCCTCCTCCTAGCAAATCCTGCACTCCACCACCTTCGTCGCCGAGCCGCCGCCTAGCCCACGATGGCAGTACTCGACGTCCACCGTCTCCTGACGCAGATCGACCATCTGCTTCCCACCGCCGATCGCCGCGTCCAGCATCGACTCCGTCAGCAGCCGGCCCACGATCAATGCGAGATGGTCGCCCATCGGTCCTACGAGCACGTGATCCATCGTTCAGTTCATGGAAACAATGCCACCATCCTCGCGAATTGTAGACACTCGATGCAGAAAAGCAATCAAACGCAATCACAGCCGACAGATTGAAATTGTGTTTGAACcataggtaagagtaatcagaggcaGACCAAGAAGCCAAACCCAATGAATGAGGAGCACGTGGTTGTAGGCGGTGGGGATCCAAATGTCCAAGGAAACCGGGTAACTGCTCCCTTATGATATAGGACCTGACTGACAGGAACTAACCGGAACCGCTTGTTGGAGATAAATTCttcgatatatataaatatactgGTTTGATAGACTCAACCAAAACTCCACCCAATTAAGTACCTTGTAGATGGTATTAGACTGGGTAGAAATAATAATATTTCGTTCAGCAAACTCATTGGTGGCGTCTCTGATAGCATCCAGATCAAAACTCTGCTCAAGGTGGGCTGTAATCTTATTAGGCCTGGTGCATGCTCATGTTCTGTTCAAAACAATTCTGATTGAACAATCTTTTTCCCATGAATGAAATGATATAAAAGTCATGATCATACATAAAAATCATGAATGGTAAGTAATAATCGTGCATACCAAGTGCTAGCATTAAATGCTTCTTGTTGGCTACGATGATATCAAAATCCTAGCAGTGCAGAGATAAGCAAAAACCCTCTGACAACAGAGACAGCGATGAGAGCAGTTTGTCAAGCTGTAAAAAGAATTGATCCCTATGGCTGCTAAGAAAAACAATAGTGATACCTGTGTGCGGTGGGTCATCATTATGAGAAATCCGAGTTACAGATCATTGATCCCTAGAGTAAACTAAACAGTATCATTTCTACCGAGTCTAAGACCATCTGCAAGGTACTTAATTGGGTGGAGTTTTGTTTGAGTCTGTCAAACCCTCTGACAACAGAGACATGCGACGAGACCAGTTTGTCAAGCTGTAAAAACAACAGTGATCCATATTTATAGCAATAAAGTAATAAATAAACTATTACATAGTTACATTGGTAGGACCGATCATACCTGTGTGCTGATGGCCATCATTATGAGAAATTCGAGTTACAGATCATTGATCCCTAGAGTAAACTGAACAGTATCAACCTGACCATATGACATAGTCGTTGTCTCTCGGCAATGCGTTGCTACAAAAGCTTTCAGTCTGCTGCAAATTGAATTAATAGGCTTTCTAGGACACTGCATGGCCTAAGCATTACTACAAAAATAATATCAGTAAATTTTTTCCTATTACCCATAGGTTTTACACATGCAAAATAACATTTTATACCTTTGCAAACATTTGATACCTTTGCAACTAATAGATTAATCAAAAAGCATGATCAAGTTTACACCTTTTCACCTCTCTTGCAACCACTGGCAGACTGTATACACTTTACTACTGCATGTCTGCAGCATCACATTTTTTTGTAGTCTTCACCTGTCAATTTTTTTGGTAACTTAATATTTCCAAAATGTATCAACTCCATTTTTTATTTTCAAGTCATCGGTCCAGAGTAAGGAGAAGACTGAAGAGCATAAACAGATGCAAGCTAACTTATAAACAGATGCTAAGCAAATAAGGACACCCCCTTTATAGACAAACATTCATGTTGTCGGCGTCTCGGACCCCGGGGGAccctcgaccgggccgaccagtgaatttatcgccgcgtgcccctgtccagatgggttggcgcaagatggaacacaagggggaaatgtATTATCTCGCGccggggggtgctcgtagtaggggttacaagcgtcgcgagagaaggagagagcctgttcgtttgccCGTTTCCCTCGCGCGACCCCTCCCCTTTCAGGAAGGCCCtgaacctcccttttatagatgcaaggagagggtccagatgtacaatggggggtgtagctatgcgctaacgtgttcgGCAGAGGAGtgtctgagccctgtgtacatgccaacgtggctgtcggaggagtgcttgagccttgtgtaCGAGAtaacatggccgtcggaggagcgcctgagccttgtagaagcacagctggcggtgcggctgggatcctactgacgtctccttgcttccgtagggggctgagaaccaccgacgtcatgggcgcacgcggggaaccatcatcacccgtttaccagggcgagctagatgggacgccggtcttgttccctcgtagcctgagctagcttaggggtagggtaatgatgtatcccttgtggcgcggtcggtccgagcccaaggtcgggcgaggcagaggcttctcctgaggccgagaccggggtcgggcgaggacgcgattcctcctgagGCTGATGCTGAGGCCgatccctagggtcgggcgaggcggagacctcctcccgaggctgaggcctaaggtcgggcgaggcagagcttcctattgcgcccgaggctgaactcggtcgttgtcagccttaccccggtgggtggcacagcagtcggagcggggcgagcggcgctattttcctgtcagatcggtcagtgaaggggcgaagtgactgcggtcacttcgaccttgccgactgaggcgcgcgtgtcaggataaggtgtcaggtgatcttcGCATTGAATatgcctgcgatatggtcggttggtaaggcgagttggccaaggttgcttctcgatgaagcctgcccgagctgggcttcgggcgagccgagggtacgCCCGCcgcctgaggaagccctcgggcgaggcatgaattcgtccgggactactgttcccgcccgaggccgggctcgggcgaggcgagattgcatcccttggtagacgaggtcttgtcttgaaccgtgcccatcagtctttgcagtttgtgctAAGGGTGGTTACTAGTCGTgtttaggagcgttgggggtacccctaattacggtacccgacagtagcccccgagcctcgaagggagtgttggtactcgctttgaggctttgccgcacttttttttgAGGggtccggcctttctcggttatacttcgttccgatgggtgcgcgcgagcgcacccgtcgggtgtagcccccgaggcctcggaggagtggtttgactcctttgaggtcttaataccttttgtgatgcctcggccggtcctgttgttccctcatgcggcctggtcgtagcccgggtgcatggttagGTTTCGAGCccttcaggctggtttgttgacgctgtcaatagtttggccgtagccgggttgcgagagcagccctcgagcctctgcacggagtaagaggacgatcaaggattgtctcgacttctattatacgccccttcgtcacctttccgcaaggaggaaggggggaaagcgccatgttgccctcagagggcgccgaacatggtgtttccggtgagttgctaacgggtgatccgagtggacacccgtgccccgttcgataagggtcggctagtggcccggaggcgcgctccaaaagtacctgcaggtgatttgccggaccggacccattcgatagggtctgagggctcgatgcctccctctggtgggattccgttacaaaaatcgctcctgctggtctcggaaatgtcctagggta
Proteins encoded:
- the LOC103655133 gene encoding uncharacterized protein; the encoded protein is MGDHLALIVGRLLTESMLDAAIGGGKQMVDLRQETVDVEYCHRGLGGGSATKAGPQGGCRSRAPSRTSSEVVCCCSKEGRRGSSDKVAKTTWRDVSYQITKINMYKDGRHVQDMLKVKHHYDIAEMVQSVTMLVVLLRWLE